From the Pedobacter cryoconitis genome, one window contains:
- a CDS encoding (Fe-S)-binding protein, which yields MKVELFIPCFVDQLYPETAFSTVKLLEKAGCEVSYNPGQTCCGQPAYNAGYWEEAKDTGTKFLNDFSGANYIVAPSASCVGMVKNGFNDLFTNSNVHNKCRTLQGNIFELSDFLINVLKKDYFGAELEGKAVYHDSCSGLRECKIKEEPRLLLEKVHGLEMMEMKDTDMCCGFGGTFAVKFDAISTAMAEQKVNNALDQDADYIISTDLSCLMHLQGYIDKNQLPIKTMHLADVLANGWLEY from the coding sequence ATGAAAGTAGAATTATTTATCCCCTGTTTTGTCGATCAGTTATATCCTGAAACAGCTTTTAGTACTGTTAAACTTTTAGAAAAGGCAGGTTGTGAGGTGAGTTATAATCCTGGACAAACCTGCTGCGGGCAACCAGCTTACAATGCTGGTTATTGGGAAGAGGCAAAAGATACCGGTACAAAGTTTTTGAACGACTTTTCAGGCGCTAATTATATCGTAGCTCCTTCTGCTTCGTGCGTTGGAATGGTGAAAAATGGGTTTAACGATCTTTTTACCAATTCTAATGTCCATAATAAATGCAGAACACTGCAAGGAAATATTTTTGAACTTTCTGATTTCCTGATTAATGTACTTAAAAAGGATTACTTTGGCGCAGAGCTGGAAGGTAAAGCTGTTTATCATGATTCATGTAGCGGTTTAAGAGAGTGTAAAATCAAAGAAGAACCACGTTTACTGCTGGAAAAAGTTCATGGACTGGAAATGATGGAAATGAAAGATACCGACATGTGCTGTGGCTTTGGCGGTACCTTTGCCGTTAAATTTGATGCGATTTCTACTGCTATGGCAGAACAGAAAGTAAACAACGCCCTTGATCAGGATGCAGATTATATTATTTCTACTGATTTATCATGCCTGATGCACTTGCAGGGCTATATCGATAAAAATCAACTCCCTATTAAAACCATGCATCTTGCCGACGTACTAGCAAACGGATGGCTTGAATATTAA
- a CDS encoding esterase/lipase family protein, with product MKNGLLTMTAAGMFLLIAVSCKKTQEQPTSASSNLTEKEQVKELSTTPMAKAINLPASLALSANTQVPVIFVHGFLGFGPDEAFSAFHYWGGLTDVVKDLNNQGYVAYAASVGPISSNWDRAIELYYYIKGGTPDYGMLHSSKFGHKQQVTRRYKGVYPQWDEKHPISLIGHSMGGTTIRKLITLLEKGDTQEQGDAGSSSLFAGNKRGWIKSAVSISTPHNGTSLTNIFGVGSSTFMLDALNSVASLAGGFGSNSLYDFDLDQWGLERNPKTTNFFTYYDQVKQSRLWTTKDSAPYDLSPALSQERNQIDLDSKDVYYFSVTTSCTSPGILTGREYPSPFTFPVLYPLALSMGNYLSNEPGKTNFDSKWWPNDGIVNVYGENGPSNGIIREYNANAMLQKGVWNHLGIYHGYDHAAIIGIGTLIDVKPFYRNLARLITSL from the coding sequence ATGAAAAACGGATTATTAACAATGACCGCAGCCGGCATGTTTTTGCTGATTGCCGTATCCTGTAAAAAAACACAGGAACAACCCACTTCAGCCTCATCAAATTTAACAGAAAAAGAGCAGGTTAAAGAGTTATCCACCACCCCGATGGCAAAAGCTATCAATTTGCCAGCTTCGTTAGCCTTATCAGCAAATACGCAGGTACCTGTCATCTTTGTACATGGGTTCCTTGGATTCGGTCCTGATGAAGCCTTTAGCGCATTTCATTACTGGGGTGGGCTTACCGATGTAGTAAAAGACCTGAATAACCAGGGCTATGTAGCCTATGCTGCTTCGGTTGGGCCAATAAGCAGTAATTGGGATCGCGCCATAGAACTCTATTACTACATTAAAGGAGGCACTCCTGACTATGGCATGCTACACAGCAGTAAATTTGGCCATAAACAGCAGGTAACGCGTCGCTATAAAGGAGTTTATCCGCAATGGGATGAAAAACATCCAATCAGCCTGATAGGTCATAGTATGGGCGGGACAACGATCAGAAAACTAATCACTTTATTAGAAAAAGGCGATACCCAGGAACAAGGCGATGCCGGATCAAGCTCCTTATTTGCCGGAAATAAAAGAGGATGGATAAAATCTGCCGTTTCTATAAGCACTCCGCACAATGGCACTTCATTAACCAATATTTTTGGAGTAGGCAGTTCCACTTTTATGCTGGATGCTTTAAATAGCGTAGCTTCATTAGCAGGTGGATTTGGAAGCAATAGCCTTTATGACTTTGATCTGGATCAGTGGGGATTGGAAAGAAACCCTAAGACAACTAACTTTTTCACTTACTATGACCAGGTCAAACAAAGCCGGTTATGGACAACCAAAGACAGTGCGCCTTATGATTTATCACCTGCACTCTCTCAGGAGCGGAATCAGATTGATCTTGATTCCAAAGATGTTTACTATTTTTCTGTGACCACCAGCTGCACAAGCCCTGGAATTCTGACCGGCCGTGAATATCCCAGTCCATTCACTTTTCCTGTTTTATATCCTCTCGCCTTGTCCATGGGCAACTATTTAAGCAATGAGCCTGGAAAAACCAATTTTGACAGCAAGTGGTGGCCTAATGACGGAATTGTAAACGTTTATGGAGAAAATGGCCCTTCCAATGGAATCATCAGAGAATATAATGCCAATGCGATGTTGCAAAAGGGAGTCTGGAATCACCTGGGTATATACCATGGCTACGATCATGCAGCTATTATCGGGATAGGTACACTCATCGATGTGAAACCTTTTTACCGCAACCTTGCAAGGCTGATTACTTCTTTGTAA
- a CDS encoding thioredoxin family protein: MSTKRIIKFEKDDCSPCNMVSEYLDRKGVIYETINPFNQPELAMQFRVRSVPTVILLEQEQELSRVIGFKPDELSVLVAV, translated from the coding sequence ATGAGCACAAAAAGAATAATCAAATTCGAAAAAGACGATTGCAGTCCATGCAATATGGTTTCAGAATATCTTGATAGAAAAGGTGTTATCTATGAAACTATTAATCCTTTCAACCAGCCAGAACTGGCCATGCAGTTCCGGGTGCGTTCAGTACCTACAGTAATTTTATTAGAACAAGAGCAGGAGTTGTCCCGCGTAATAGGTTTTAAGCCGGATGAATTGTCTGTGCTGGTAGCAGTTTAA
- the nrdI gene encoding class Ib ribonucleoside-diphosphate reductase assembly flavoprotein NrdI: MTWIYYDSKTGNVERFVNRLKLHRDWTIQKIDEAFKPLHEGHLITYTTGFGEVPVSTLRFLDENSSMIKSVSSSGNKNWGPNYAKAATRISDQFKLPILMQFELSGTMADIQKFIEKIEG, from the coding sequence ATGACCTGGATTTATTATGATAGTAAAACGGGTAATGTGGAGCGATTTGTAAACCGTTTGAAGTTACACCGTGACTGGACAATTCAAAAGATAGATGAGGCATTTAAGCCCTTACATGAAGGACACCTGATTACGTATACGACAGGATTCGGAGAAGTTCCGGTTTCTACTTTACGTTTTCTGGATGAAAACAGCAGTATGATCAAATCTGTCTCTTCCAGTGGAAACAAAAACTGGGGTCCCAATTACGCTAAGGCAGCTACGAGAATTTCAGATCAGTTTAAATTACCCATCCTGATGCAGTTTGAGCTTTCAGGAACAATGGCAGATATCCAAAAATTTATAGAAAAAATAGAGGGCTAA